Genomic DNA from Xiphophorus couchianus chromosome 12, X_couchianus-1.0, whole genome shotgun sequence:
TTGAACTTAAAGGAAAAATTTTGCCATATTTTATTCCATCTACATATTCTACTTGTTGCAGGAAAGCTATTCAAATGCAGTTTCTGATGCATCAAAAGGTAAAGTAGTTCATTAGGAAATTTAAGCAGCCAAAATTAGACATTTAGCATAGCAATTCAGTGCAAACCACTTATTCTAGAGTTGACCTTTACTTCTGCCATACTGGTTCACAGCAATTGATGACGATGCATCAGATATTAAAGCCTTGTATCGCCGCTGTCAAGCTCTGGAGAAGCTGGGAAAGCTGGACATGGCTTTCAAAGATGTGCAGCGATGCGCCACTCTGGAGCCAAAGAACAAGACCTTCCTAGAGACTCTCCACAGGCTGGGAGCAGAAATCCAGGCCAAGGTTTGTCCATATTTGTTGTGGGCAgagtagaaaaaaagacaacaaatgctggcaaaaaacaacattttacctAAAccaccttgcaaaagtatttatactttTATAACTCTTTTGAAttgttgttagaaaaaaaaatctgtaaaagaaataaaagctctTTGCCCTGCTTTAATGACACTGAACACATAGGCAGAGCTTGCgtggtttagatcaaaatacattcataaattagaatggcctagtcaaaggtgagacctaaatccaactgagaagcGGTGGtataattaaaaactgtttttcatagAAGCTTTCCATCCAAATCCCCTGAGCTTGAActgtgaaacacaaaacaccAGTGTCacaagtttgtggttttgatgtGCTGAAATGTGGgaaggagtgtgaatacttttgcaagacactttTACATGCAGATCTCCTTCAattcaagatttatttttatctcttcaGCTCAGGACAACATTTTCCACAGATTCGAGAGTACAGAACATGTTTGATATTCTTCTTGATGAGGAAATggacaaagaaaagaaggaaaaggtTGGTTCTTTCAGTGGTTTGTAGATTAAGGAACTTTAAAAGCTTGGTGTGGGTATTTTAGCTTATGAAAATTCATTGGGATTTTTGTATGATCTATTGTTCCTGTTTATACCTAGGCGGCCAACAACCTGATTGTGTTGTCGAGAGAAGATGCTGGAGCAGAGAGAATCTTCCAGAACAATGGGGTGACTCTGCTGCTCAACATGGTTGAGACTGGGAAGCCAGAAATGATCCTGGCTGCAGTCCGAACTCTGTCGGGAATGTGCACTGGCCACAAAGCTCGGGTTAGTCAAGCTAAAGGACgaaatgagaggaaaaataaaaaattacaatagaGGTTGGAACAACTAAAGTTCTGTAATCCACATCTCTCTCCACTTAACAGGCCATGGCCATTGTCAACATGGTGGGTGTTGATAAGATTTGCAGCATTATGGCACTGGACAATGAAGAAATTGCACTGGCAACATGTAACCTCTTCCAATGCATCAACGACTCTCTCACTGGTGGAGACACAAGGGATTATGGGAAGGAAGCATCTTTAGTTTTGGGTAAGAGAAAAACGtacaacatttaaatcaaatattgaGCTTTTGCTCTACAGCTATATGAAAACGAATGAAGCCATTTtgttgttcatatttatttttattatagaaatatatttttatttttacctacAGATGCATCTAAAGATTTGAGAACCATTCTCCTTGCCCTCCTGGAGATGATATCCAATAAGAAGGTATCAGGTCATGGCAGAGACCAGGCACTGAACCTCCTCACCAAAAACGTCCCTTGTAGGGACAAGAAAGACAGAGACCACTCCAGGACCCTTTTCACTATTGATCACGGTGAGCCAGGCCTCTCCATATGAGATCCTCTGAATTTCTGGCGGAAGCTCAGGTTTCATAATGAGATGCATGTCTTTATTTGCCAGGTCTGAAGAAGATCCTGAAGGTCTGCGGTCAGGTTCCCGAGCTGCCGGATCAGCTCCCTCTGACAGAGAACACACAGCTGATCGCCAGCGTGCTTCTCAACAAACTCTACGACGACCTGAAGTGCGACCCGGAGAGAGCCAACTTCAGGGAGATCTGCGATGAATACATCAAGTATGTGTGAAGATGTGGGCCAAATTTTGAACCTCTGggtaaaaatgtgtgaaaagccttaaaatatattaacatcATCATAAAACAAGTTCCAACTTTAAACATGCTATTTTTACAGAAAGTCTCTTGTGATCCCCTTTAATCAATAGGACAGCACTTTGTCTTCTTCTATGATATCTTATATAAGCAGATCACACAGACGGGTATCTGTGACCATTTATCTTTCCACAATCTCTCCTGATTGTCAAAAGTACTCCATCCTCTCTAATACTCTTTTTTTCACTCATTACAGCTCCACCTTTCACTCATATATGACCAAAACCATGGCTCTAGTTAAGGTCCTGGTAGAGTTTAGTGAACTCCACAGGTTTATGCATGCTATGACAGgacacaaaattattttctctagCTTTTATATAGATTGAATAACCACAAGATCCCCCTTATTGACGCAGTTGaaggcattttttaaaacctccCCTAGCATGCTATTCACTCTGCAAAGAGGATCCTTTCTCTATATACCTTTATACATTCTTACCCAAAGAAAATAGAGCAACTGGTTCACATTTAAGACCAACTCGAAAAGTGAAAGTTATAGGTTAACATAATGATTGCAGCACCAGTGATTCTGGTAAGATCAGATTTTATCATAAGAATTTTTACAGTTGAATGAAtctgcaaaaattaaaaatgtaatttttctaaaTGCTTAAGTGTGAGGTAAGCCTGTTGTAATAAAATAGTATTTAAACACTTCTGACACATCTTAACCAGAAGTACCAACAATCTTAATTTAGAAGTATGCTCATTAAGAAACTTCAATTAAACAGACACTCAGGTCAATTTGCTATTGTGCACCATTTCTCACCTTCTCCACTTCTTTGCTGCAGATCTAAAATTGATCCCAACAACATGGATAAGACTCTTCATGCCATCAACACCATCTCAGGGCTGCTGCAGGGTCCCTTTGAGGTCGGCAACTCTCTGGTGGGACAGCAGGGCGTCATGGAGATGATGGTGGCGCTGTGTGGCTCAGAGCGGGACGTGGACCAGATGGTCGCCGTCGAGGCGCTGATCCACGCCTCCACGAAGATGAGTCGTGCCAGCTTCTTCATCACCAACGGCGTGTCGCTGCTTAAGGACATCTACAAGAAGACGAAGAATGAGAAGATTAAAATTCGTGCCCTGGTGGTGAGTGAACCAAAACCAGAGCAGAGTCAACTTTTCACCGTGCTTTGcaataagatttattttgtcacatttcaaccatTGATATCAGTGCAttggtatttaaaaaatctgaaaatgttaaaaatgctcATAACACTTGACACGTTTACCCTTTCTTAAAgactaaaaagaagaaaactatgAGAAGTTTTGCTTGAGATTTACCCTTACTCATGTAgggaacacagcaaacatgggGAAGAAGGTGATTATGGGAAACTATGGGAAACTTTATGTGTGGTAGAAAACTGACAATGCACATAAGAATGAGCCCAGCATTAACAGAGTGACACAAATCAAAGACACCAGATTGAAATATAATTGAGAAGCTGAATCCAGATGTGCAAATAATCTGAAGTTTTCTCAATCCAATCTGACTGACCTTGACATGATTTGTCACATGAAtaactttccttccacttcacaaatatgcattACTTGTTGGTCACACAAAGTACCATATAAAATACacagaggtttgtggttgtcatTTGACAAAACTGGGTAAAGATTCCATAGGTGTACACACTTTTGCAGAAtacagttttttgggggggtttttgcAGGAAAAATAGTAATTCCAGCAAAAATTTTAAAGTGATGGAGCAAAACACATcatctcattttgttttgttttgtcttgtaaactttgaagctaaatatgtCCATCTACCCTGCAGGGTCTCTGTAAACTGGGTTCAGCTGGAGGTGATGATTACGGCTTAAGGCAGTTTGCTGAAGGTTCCACTGAGAAACTGGCCAAGCAGTGCAGAAAGTCAGTACTCAACACTTGGATTTAATATAATACTAAgcataaaatatgtataaacaGTTGAAATGCAACTACTGCAAGTATTACTGTCTCATATCTCATTATTTGTTTTGCCAGGTGGCTTTGTAATCCCCAGATTGATTCCAAAACAAGGAAGTGGGCTATAGAGGGTCTTGCCTATCTGACTAATGATGCTGACGTTAAAGATGACTTCGTGGAAGATGAGCTTGCAATGAAAGCCATGTTTGAGCTGGCAAAGGTAAAGATGTTAGATTATATTGTTGTATATTGTGCATCCTGTTCATAACCCCCAATGAGTCATTATGTGTCAGTTGTGGGGGGAGGGGTATACTTCCTGTATGTATTGGTAATAAACAAGTTTGTCATTTTAAGTACATGTTTTAGACATGATAGTTGAAGATGCATTGTTTTCTACCAAAAGAAAGCATTACAAAATGCATGTGATATAAATTCTTCCTGCTTATAATGTATGTGCACTCCCTATGCTTAAACTGTGtaataattacattaattatCTCAGAATGTTCCACAAATTATGAAgtaaattctttaaaactttaatttgaaacagCTAGCATAGCTGCAAGCAAAATATATTGACAGCATAATTAATTTCCACTGCTTTTCCTCTCTGGTTTTTAGTCTAGGGATAAGACAATTGTATATGCAGTTGCTTGCACTCTGGTAAACTGCACCAACAGCTATGATAAGAAGGAAATCATCCCTGAGCTGGTTCAGCTGGCCAAGTTCTCTAAGCAGCATGTCCCTGAGCAACACCCCAAGGTAAGACCATGAGAGAAAACTCAGCCCGCTGTTCATGAGTCACAGGAAACACCATGTGCATGCTGACATGTCTGCACAAACCTTGCAAAcagtttttgttctctttcctCAGGACAAGAAAGACTTTATTGAGAAGAGAGTTAAAAGGCTGCTGAAGGCTGGAGTCATTTCAGCTCTTGTTGTCATGGTCAAAGCAGACAGCGCTATCTTGACTGATCAGACGAAAGAGATGTTGGCACGGTAGGAAATACATGTGGAATtccttttaaacatttcttggCATCTTCATGTAGCACAAATAATACCCCCATTTCCACCCTCACCCAGCTAAACCTGTCTTTCCTGTGTCTCTCATCAGCCCACTtctctttgctgttttgtaatttgtattCGTTTTTGACTAATTATTTTTGGCTACAGTGCTTACAGTGGTGCAGTACCTTGTTAAAGTATAAATGCTACTTGAAACTTTCCATAGTTTGTTATGGTAAAACCTCAATGTATACTGttctgattttatgtgatagagcaaCATGTATCAGCTGAACACACACAGTGTACACACcattcagacttttatttgcaaacatCTTTTgaaccatgcatcattttccttccacttaataGTAGTACTGTGTGTTGCTTCCTCTAACATATAAATTATGAAGTGAAGCTGGTGGctgcaaaatgtgcaaaagttcaAGTGATGTGATTAAGGCAATGCACCTCCTTGGActtgtgaaattattttctaaacaaatcTGCAGGGTTTTCTTGGCACTGACAGAGGATCCAAAAGACCGTGGCACGATAGTGGCCCATGGAGGGGGAAAGGTGAGTCATGCTCACATGAGATGAACACGTCAATTGTAATGGAAAGTGTTTCCAAACTGAAACTGTCTTAGAAAAAcgtgttttgtttccttttttttgcaaGCCTACTGTGCGTCCCTCCTTCTTCTCGTTGTTCTTGaatatattataattttatctCTTGCGCCCTCAGGCTCTGATACCTCTTGCCCTTGAAGGTACAGAAAAGGGAAAGGTGAAAGCAAGCTTTGCACTCGCCAAAATAGCCGCTGTTTCCAACCCGGAGATTGCCTTCCCTGGAGAAAGGGTAAAACTCTAAACTTTAGCtgttttcttcattcagtggcCATCAGATTCATTCTTACGTCTTAACTTCCTATCTtctcacattttaatttgatctttttgtttcctgttcATTTGACAAGAGATGTTAGATTATTTACGTAGCATTGTATTcgactattttctttttcttcatcctGTTAAGTTTCACCTGCACAGTAGAAACAGTTCTCTGCTGTTAAAACTTCAGTTCTTCTgggactcttttttttaaacagatataTGAAGTGATACGACCTCTAATCAGCCTGCTGCACACAGACAAAGAGGGAGCAGAGAACTACGAGGCTCTCCGAGGACTCACCAACATGGCTGGTTTCAGTGAAAAACTAAGGTAGCATTTTTAATGTCTTGTGATGCTGCGGTTGCACTACAGAAAAACGTAAACGAAAATCACTTCCCTAAAGTGCCTCAACTGCTTTGCTTAAATGTTTCCACTTGATTCTCTTGCAGGATAAAACTGGTGAAGGAGAAAGCTTTGCCAGAGATCGAGAACCACATGTTTGAAGAGAATGAAAAGATCAGACTGGCCGCCACTGAATGCATGTGCAATCTTGTAACATGCAAAGAGGTGAGAACAAATAGGATAACACTGAGATTGTTTATGCACAGATAATGCATGCCAAATGCGGATCAGCAAAGGTTGACAAGGAAATCGATCCTATGTGTTGTAGGTCCAAGCTCGTTACCTTGAGGATGGCAACGATAAGTTGAAGCTGCTGGTATTGCTCTGTGGAGAAGATGATGAAAAACTTCAGATAGCTGCAGCTGGAGGTCTGGCCATGATCACTGCTGCTGAGAAAAAGCTTTGCACCAAAATGACTCGTGTGGTATGCACGACTAGAATCTGTTTTCGCTCCTATTTATTTATGAAGAGGGTCAGACAATGACTGAGTGTTCATTTTCTCCCAATCAGACAGTACAGTGGCTGGAGATCCTGCAGAGGTTATGTCTCCATACCAACCCTAGCGTCCAGCACAGAGGCCTGGTGATTCTGTACAACATGCTAAACTCTGACGACTTCGAGTTGGCTAAGAAACTGATCGAGAGTGAGATCCTGGAAATCCTCACTGTGATTGCCAAAGCAGAGGACAATCCCAAGAGGCAGGATCCTATTGACGTGGCACGCGCATGTCTGGTCAAAGCCATGGATCTCGGTATCATCAAGCCCTTCACAAGTCCTtcataagcaaaaataaaaaatggctcaaacaacagcaaacatttttttatttcttatttacttCCTCAGAAAGAGACTATTTGTTCAGATAGTTTAAGTACGCATCAGTCTGCAGCTAAATATCTAAATATGTTCctctaaaataaaagacagctattttgttttctataattattttttttatagttagCTTACAGTGAGCAACTGTTTTCCAGTGTGCAGCttcttttcttacatttctctGTACTTGCGTTGGTGAAATTATTTGTTAGTGCTGATTTGTAACTTGgctttatcttttttaaactGACTTGTTTGTGTAATTTAGGTTTCACGTTAATTAAATATATGTCGAATAAACAGCACCTACACTGCTGTgacttttgtattttattttttccagtctGTCACATAAACGTTTAAGAtcataaaaagacaatttagTATCAGACAAGATAACCTGGTGGACTTCTACATTGTGTGATTTTGTGTGGTGATCAGACAAACCACAAGACACCAACTCTGGATTCGGAGGCGGTTTCCGTTTATTCAACCTGACAATCTGGAGATAGGGGTTAGAACAAAGCATGGATCTCCAGCCCAATCTAAACAAAATAGCAGTttggccaattgcctgccgtttccacaaaaaaagtggagataaacttttttgtcagtgttttcccgccacattattaattgaaactatgtgtgattggtgagatgtgtggagcacacgcttgacatgagggcagtggaccgaccgagggaaaaaactctccgctctggcactggcagaagagcaaaatgcgcaaggagagggagatgggtgggagagacagcgaggcaccgcaggacaaaaaaaaaaacgatgtggggaaaaactatcggctctggcactttcagagcacaagcacaacgacagggaggcggagagacagggatatactgtagaaaaaaacccggctcccaaataggatcctaaaacggctcccattgtggagccggttccaatcgttcacttcaaagagccggctcttagagccggatcgttagcgaccgacacatcactaggGTGTGGAACTTATAAGGGGAACTGTAATCTTTACTCAGCGAATTCCGCTAGTTTTTGGCACAGAGCAACCCGGAGGAAAATATGCAAGTAGAGGCGGGGCTCCCATCCCGCTTTAAAGCCCGTCTCAGAAACCAATACAGATCAGAAGGAGCGACCACACGGACTAGAGGTAGCCACTGTCCTTGTCACAGTTCACGGTACGACAAGCCATCCCTGAACTTACTTCTCTGAATGTCTATCTTATCCACATAAGGTGAAAATTAGTCGAACATCAAAGTTAAAACTACCTTCACAGAGACCAAAGTGATCCGCCGGTGAACGCGCTCCTCTCGACTCGGGAGGTTAACCAGGTAGGCTCTTGATTTTACATTAAAGGAAATGTTGAGTTATAAAAATCTACTAACAGCTGACTGTGGGAGGATGACATGGGAAGCTGGACAGGACAGTGGATGTTATGCACGAAGGAGAGCGTGTCAGCCGAGATGTGAGGCAGACACAGAAAAGCTCTGATTCCATGCAGCTCCATCTAGATTAGAACCTTCGTCTGGGAGTCAGGAAAATATAAGGAGAGCGaattatacatttgttttttgttttttccccccaaagttgttgctgctgaagACACGTCTCATCATGCCCATATCAGCCAGACCTCGGCTGACAGGTTCTCCTTCGTGCACTTTTGATGATCAGAGAAATGGGAACTAAACTAAGAGTAGCACTATGTCAACATGTAtttactctagtaaaagtaaaaatttgcCATCCAGGAAATTTCTCAAGcaagagtgaaaaagtattttgaaaaaagGGTTACTCATAATGATAAATTCTTATTTGATATCTAAAAAGCATGTCAGACATACAGTACACTTCCTGCAGACACTTCCTGTCAAGTCCTTCCAGGACAAAGCATAAAGTGCTTTGAGGGAAGTCAGATGTTGGAAAACTAAAAGAGTCACTTGAATCCCCACTGGACTGATACGTTACCAATATGTTGTGAAGACTCTATTATAGTAAACTGCCATTTAttacaagatttttaaaaaaggtgtaACATTATATGAATGTTAGAAGTTCATATAATCTGAACTTCTAACATTCAGATAGTGAGAAGCTATAATTTGTGGTATATGCTAAAACAGAAATCCTCCTTCAGGTGCAgtggagcaaaaatatttgtcagCCAAAATGCGTTTTTGCACCCAGTCGTCTGCAGCAACCTTTGCCGTGGAAAGTAAGTGTCTGAGAATTTTCCAACTTTAAACTTCACTCATTGGCCACTTGCTAACAacctttatttttgcttcattttattgtttccatagtaaaaagcatatttttgctGCTTGCTTTTGGAGTCTCAATGAGTCTTCCAATCACCACAGGTCAGAAATGTCTCTATAACTCAGACTTATCTCATGATAATGCACCAACATCTTCATGTGAAACGTCTTCTACATGATTTTACAGGTGCCAAGGATTCACTGGAGCTCTTTTACTGCAATTTTGCAGGATGTGCTGCCAATGTGGTAAAAGTGTTTTGTAATGACACACTCCTTCAGCATGACCTCCTTCCCGATTGTTCAGGATCTCCGCTTCCCCATAAAGTGTGCCAGCATGATGGCCGTGCATATGTTTCCACCCCAGAAGGGACCAAGTGTGAATTTGAGGAGGAGAGCAAATACATTTCAACAGAGAAATGTACAGGTAATTTCACATGTAAAGTGGATTAAAGAATTTCACAAATGAtccaaaagaaaatgtgcatttgtgttcagcccTTCTGAATCAATACTTTTGTAGAATTAGTTTTATAGTAACCACAGATGCAGGTCTGTTTGTATGTCCTTAACAGATTTACACATCTACACAGTGAATTTGTTGTCAGATCTTcctaaaaaatgtacttgacaTTGTAATATATACTGTAGTATCTGgttttataaatcaaataaCACTTTCCTGTGTCTTTCTTTCTATAAGACGTTGACCCCATTTGCCTTTGGATTCATGGTAAGTATTGATTGAGAATACACTATTTAACTGTTTTATCTCAACACTGAATGGAGTTTTTATCCAACATTTCAGCTACTTCTTCATCACCAACTCCTTCAAACAATGGGAAGAAAGCAGCGGGAGTTCATCCAGGATACATTGTCCTAGGATGCATTTGTGAGTTAAAATTATCATCTAGCACTGAAAGGTTATCCTCTATATTTATAAGAGAATATtctatataaatatagaatatccTCTATATTTATAAGTAAGTCAATGTGCTTACATTGACTTACATTGTCAATGTAAGCACTTTGAAAATGCTTACAgttgaaaaatagaaaaatgagaAGATGGCAGTGTTGCTTTGGATATGACATAAACATGCTGGTTTTTTGAACTGGTACTCtgtacttaaaaatatttatctaagTGACATTGAGAACGTTATACCCtctcatatactgtatgttgtcGATGTTTCAGAATGAACACAAGGTGACACAAAAAGCAGTAAAACTCCTTGAGGACTTATTAACCCCTTCATTAGGTGTTATTCTAACTTGCATGTTCTTTCTGTagatgtgtgattttttttctgggtaCTCAggctttctcccacagtccagtAAAATTCCTTGTTAGGTTTACTGGTTTGTCAGATTTTTCCTTAAGAATTATTATGTGTGTgcgcatgtttgtgtgtttgtgtattcgtgtgcatggttgtttgttttgtgacaaACTGGGGACCTGTGCAACGTATGCTTGCAGCCTGTCTCTCACCAAATGACATAGATGAAAGTTAAATCTGAGAAGTTTGGCTTTTTGTTACTGACCCGTCTTGTTTACTGTGATCTGTCCACTTGCTTTACTGGGGGCCAAAATATCATTGTAAAGGCTGGTGTTAAGGTAAgatcaaaatttttatttcttctcattttagagaagaaataaaaattcttcTCATTTTAATTGTTACATGTGTcctaaatattagatttttcatCCCACAGTTGGTTTTGCTGCACCTCTGGTTGGTGGTGTAATATGTTACTGTGTTAAAAGACGCAGCCGAAGGCCAAACCAGCAGCAAAACAGGTACCGAACTATAAGATCATTTTAATGTGATGGCCAGATgtgacatccatccatccatccatttactgttcacccttgtccctaatggggtcgggagggttgctggtgcccatctccagctacgttccgggcgagaggcggggtacaccctggacaggtcgccagtctgtcgcagggcaacacagagacatacaggacaaacaaccattcacacacaacacacacccctagggagaatttagatataccaattaacctaacagtcatgtttttggactgtgggaggaagccggagtacccggagagaacccacgcatgcacagggagaacatgcaaactccatgcagaaagaccccggccgggaatcgaacccaggaccttcttgctgcaaggcaacagtgctaccaactgcgccactgtgcagccccagaTGTGACATATTGATGCTAATTCAAATTCATTTCAGCGACCCTGAAGAGATGAGCAGTGATCCAAAACTTCTAGATGCACAACTGTGAGGTTagtgaaaaatgttaattgtcACACCAATTTATTACATtgatgtggattttattttttaaagttcacattttaaatcttcAGGGACGCTGAAGTTGCTTTTCAAGTGGATGATGACACCATACCTCAACGTGGACGTGGGGATTAATTAAATTCACTTTAGCTAGTACAGTacagcactttgagctgcttttaaaGACATAATTATCATAGGAAaggaatttttttaaagatatgaaTAAAATTATGCATCTCATTATTCTAGGTTTTTGGAAATATAAATACAGTAATCTTGGCAATCCTAACTGAACTAAAACAGGGACATTTTGCTGTGACAATGAGATCAAAATAATGGTgatgtgtctttattttacaatatatgTGAGCTGCAAGTACTGGGCAACATAAACCTATACTTACTGTTAGACTGTTAAAACAAATCccaagaagatttttttttaatctcaccTAAATGTGAAGTCCTGCCAGGGCATCATACCAAAATTAGGCTCATGAAATTCTGTTAcgatttaattttataattcgGGTTCAGGCCTGGAGGTGGAGTTATTGAGTCGTTGTGTTTCTTCTCCGTGGTGCACTGAGGAAAaaagctggaggaaaaaaaagaggcaggAACAGACAGAGTCACACACAGGCTGTCTAACTACGGCAGCACAGTACGGCGGATCTGCTGTGGAGGGAAGTACAGCAAACAGTACATGATACGGAACCGCATTC
This window encodes:
- the unc45b gene encoding protein unc-45 homolog B; protein product: MGDPITLKDEGNKHFQAGDIDKAIECYTNALKECTDKKMQAVIYRNRCACYLKKESYSNAVSDASKAIDDDASDIKALYRRCQALEKLGKLDMAFKDVQRCATLEPKNKTFLETLHRLGAEIQAKLRTTFSTDSRVQNMFDILLDEEMDKEKKEKAANNLIVLSREDAGAERIFQNNGVTLLLNMVETGKPEMILAAVRTLSGMCTGHKARAMAIVNMVGVDKICSIMALDNEEIALATCNLFQCINDSLTGGDTRDYGKEASLVLDASKDLRTILLALLEMISNKKVSGHGRDQALNLLTKNVPCRDKKDRDHSRTLFTIDHGLKKILKVCGQVPELPDQLPLTENTQLIASVLLNKLYDDLKCDPERANFREICDEYIKSKIDPNNMDKTLHAINTISGLLQGPFEVGNSLVGQQGVMEMMVALCGSERDVDQMVAVEALIHASTKMSRASFFITNGVSLLKDIYKKTKNEKIKIRALVGLCKLGSAGGDDYGLRQFAEGSTEKLAKQCRKWLCNPQIDSKTRKWAIEGLAYLTNDADVKDDFVEDELAMKAMFELAKSRDKTIVYAVACTLVNCTNSYDKKEIIPELVQLAKFSKQHVPEQHPKDKKDFIEKRVKRLLKAGVISALVVMVKADSAILTDQTKEMLARVFLALTEDPKDRGTIVAHGGGKALIPLALEGTEKGKVKASFALAKIAAVSNPEIAFPGERIYEVIRPLISLLHTDKEGAENYEALRGLTNMAGFSEKLRIKLVKEKALPEIENHMFEENEKIRLAATECMCNLVTCKEVQARYLEDGNDKLKLLVLLCGEDDEKLQIAAAGGLAMITAAEKKLCTKMTRVTVQWLEILQRLCLHTNPSVQHRGLVILYNMLNSDDFELAKKLIESEILEILTVIAKAEDNPKRQDPIDVARACLVKAMDLGIIKPFTSPS